A single region of the Marinobacter salinisoli genome encodes:
- a CDS encoding EAL domain-containing response regulator — translation MLYPASTAQIPESTCKQEPYRLLVVDDDHFMRTAYRLALEKAGFGVTEASDGYTALSWLETHRFDAILLDARMPGLDGFSTCRQMRDFLGEDSTPIIIATGQEDDESIDAAFASGATDFAPKPLNWRILAQRLFSLIRASTANKHLVSRSFQISSLLRSSSEAILVLDRECVIRGAHQMERLPLVVAETLTEDRCFFECIPKSCVPSAMRAWQSALTEQQIHKFLLEFGAQKGSHTLEGRFIGGMESELLCLLQDHSEAFLTQRHMLQLTFRDPETGVSNAKHLLSELSLRLRNGKRLNRHTVLIRLAGSDLRLVEPRAGRQGIETLARMIVERIDTEVDTFVTASEVGELDEPPLIARISESDFVVVLSGLSSVGFATDFADILVRRLSNCYEISGFTCKLEWIAGVADSREGAASAEEFIGATACAIHSPNLENEGKRVRRYCQKLKQQIYRGLEIERLLHRDIADGALEMHYQPKFDLAGLSLVGVEALIRWNSDELGPIPPSQFIPMAEQTGLIVPLSHLVLDKVFDQMVEWREAGYPEVPISLNISGIHLNTRSIVDEFRAGMVQRNIDPHLVELEVTESIMVDKGSKALRNLNELRQMGVRVAIDDFGTGYSSFSYLRKLPIDCLKIDRSFIQSIHRDPTAQAIARAVITVGHDIGLHLVVEGVETADQLACLKELGCDSVQGFFTGRPTSSENFAPYFRGAQLAS, via the coding sequence ATGCTTTACCCAGCCAGTACAGCCCAGATTCCCGAGTCGACCTGCAAGCAAGAGCCATACAGGTTACTCGTCGTAGACGACGATCACTTCATGCGAACGGCTTACCGGCTGGCCCTAGAGAAAGCAGGATTCGGCGTCACTGAGGCATCGGATGGCTATACTGCCCTGAGTTGGCTTGAAACCCATAGATTCGACGCAATTCTGCTGGATGCCCGTATGCCGGGGCTTGATGGATTCAGCACTTGCCGGCAAATGCGTGACTTTCTGGGCGAAGATTCGACCCCCATTATTATCGCTACCGGTCAGGAAGACGATGAATCCATCGACGCCGCCTTCGCATCGGGCGCTACAGACTTCGCTCCGAAGCCCCTGAACTGGCGAATCCTTGCTCAGCGGCTCTTCTCTCTAATTCGCGCCAGTACTGCCAACAAGCACCTGGTCAGCCGCAGTTTTCAGATCTCCTCGCTACTTCGTAGCTCCTCCGAAGCAATACTGGTTCTGGATCGCGAGTGCGTCATAAGAGGCGCTCATCAAATGGAACGTCTGCCATTGGTGGTTGCAGAAACCCTGACCGAAGACCGATGTTTCTTCGAGTGCATTCCGAAATCCTGCGTTCCTTCTGCGATGCGGGCCTGGCAATCGGCACTCACGGAACAGCAGATACACAAGTTCCTCCTGGAGTTCGGGGCGCAAAAAGGCTCTCACACCCTTGAGGGACGATTTATCGGAGGCATGGAAAGTGAGCTACTTTGCCTCTTGCAAGATCATAGCGAGGCTTTTCTGACTCAGAGACACATGTTGCAACTCACATTCAGGGACCCTGAAACGGGAGTCTCCAATGCAAAGCATCTCTTGTCCGAACTCAGTTTGCGTTTAAGAAACGGCAAGCGACTTAACCGACACACGGTACTGATCCGACTTGCCGGCTCAGACCTTCGCCTGGTGGAACCCAGAGCGGGACGTCAGGGAATAGAAACGCTGGCGCGGATGATCGTCGAGCGGATTGACACAGAAGTCGACACATTCGTTACCGCATCGGAGGTCGGCGAGCTGGATGAGCCTCCGTTGATTGCGCGAATATCCGAGTCTGACTTTGTCGTTGTGCTCTCTGGATTGAGCTCTGTAGGCTTTGCGACAGATTTTGCCGATATCCTGGTTCGGCGCCTGAGCAACTGCTATGAAATTAGTGGGTTCACCTGCAAACTAGAGTGGATCGCTGGCGTCGCTGACAGTCGTGAAGGGGCTGCTTCTGCTGAAGAGTTCATCGGCGCCACCGCCTGTGCCATTCACTCACCAAATTTGGAAAACGAGGGCAAGCGCGTTCGTCGTTACTGCCAAAAACTAAAGCAACAAATCTACCGGGGCCTAGAAATTGAACGTCTGCTTCACCGGGATATCGCGGATGGGGCCCTGGAAATGCATTATCAGCCAAAGTTCGACCTCGCTGGTTTGTCACTTGTGGGCGTTGAAGCGCTGATACGCTGGAACAGTGACGAGCTGGGGCCGATCCCTCCCTCGCAGTTTATTCCCATGGCTGAGCAGACAGGCCTCATTGTTCCGCTAAGCCATCTGGTGCTGGACAAAGTGTTTGATCAAATGGTGGAGTGGCGAGAGGCCGGATATCCAGAGGTGCCCATCTCTCTCAACATTTCGGGTATTCATTTAAACACGCGCTCTATCGTCGATGAATTTCGCGCGGGCATGGTCCAGAGGAATATCGACCCTCACCTGGTCGAGCTTGAAGTGACCGAAAGCATCATGGTCGACAAAGGCAGTAAGGCGCTCAGAAACTTGAATGAGCTACGGCAAATGGGCGTCAGGGTAGCCATCGACGATTTTGGAACCGGTTACTCTTCGTTCAGCTATCTTCGTAAACTTCCGATCGATTGCCTGAAGATTGATCGCAGTTTTATCCAGTCCATTCACAGGGATCCGACGGCACAGGCCATCGCCAGGGCCGTCATTACCGTTGGGCACGATATAGGCCTGCACCTGGTCGTTGAAGGTGTCGAGACGGCAGATCAGCTTGCCTGCCTGAAAGAACTGGGGTGCGATTCAGTTCAAGGCTTCTTCACGGGGCGGCCGACTAGCAGTGAAAACTTTGCGCCATATTTCCGCGGTGCTCAGCTCGCATCTTGA
- a CDS encoding phosphate/phosphite/phosphonate ABC transporter substrate-binding protein, whose translation MTCSLRVIFLLSAILVSVPGVASAQQSAPKVYTFGVVPQQASEKLARQWLPLMAYLTEKTGSTVRFATAPNIPEFERRLADGVYDFAYMNPYHFTVFSEDPGYSAVARQSNHVIRGIIVVSSDLKIGAVEELAGQSVAFPAPNAFAATLITRAHLDEAAPGYQAEFVKSHDSVYRSVAKGLFAAGGGIVRTLNEVEPEIREQLEVLWLSPGYTGHAIAAHPRVTPQTKALVEQALSQMHESERGRSILEELDMKGFQAAANTDWDDVRDLGINAQ comes from the coding sequence ATGACATGTTCCTTGCGGGTAATATTTTTACTGTCGGCAATACTGGTCTCGGTGCCCGGCGTGGCGAGCGCGCAGCAGTCTGCGCCCAAGGTGTATACCTTCGGCGTTGTTCCGCAGCAGGCCAGCGAGAAACTGGCGCGGCAGTGGCTGCCTTTGATGGCTTACCTGACGGAAAAGACCGGCTCCACCGTAAGGTTTGCGACCGCCCCCAATATCCCGGAATTCGAGCGCCGGCTGGCAGATGGTGTCTATGACTTCGCGTACATGAACCCGTATCACTTTACTGTGTTCAGCGAAGATCCCGGATATTCAGCGGTGGCTCGCCAGAGTAACCACGTCATTCGCGGAATCATCGTCGTGTCATCGGATCTCAAAATCGGCGCCGTGGAGGAGTTGGCAGGTCAATCAGTGGCATTTCCGGCGCCCAATGCCTTCGCCGCCACGCTGATTACCCGCGCCCACCTTGATGAAGCTGCGCCGGGCTATCAGGCTGAGTTCGTGAAATCACACGATTCGGTCTACCGCTCTGTGGCTAAGGGGCTGTTCGCAGCCGGTGGCGGGATTGTCAGAACCCTGAACGAAGTAGAACCCGAGATTCGCGAGCAACTGGAAGTGCTCTGGTTATCGCCGGGATACACCGGGCACGCGATCGCAGCTCATCCGCGGGTCACGCCACAAACTAAAGCCTTGGTGGAACAGGCATTGAGTCAAATGCATGAATCTGAACGCGGGCGCTCAATACTGGAAGAGCTGGATATGAAGGGATTTCAGGCCGCTGCCAATACAGACTGGGACGACGTTCGCGACCTGGGGATTAACGCGCAGTGA
- a CDS encoding PP2C family protein-serine/threonine phosphatase, which produces MSANANPAQASQHSCRALIVEDSAPERMRLSAVLAKLGYQVSEASDGLEALAHLEDSGQPVNIVISDWRMPAVDGIELCRRIKTSSELAPYFILLTGQRTVNDLVAAMDAGADDFIAKPFAVEELRVRLAAGRRVTDLRESLCQNNRELKKALAEKQNALTQIRDDLAAAETLQRALLPDPSSLPGSISVLHYFRGASGVAGDAYNIVPVSENTIAFYLIDVSGHGIKSAMLSFYATQLLTNASKQPGSIVSRVPSRVAAALNERLLAEVGGTDYLTMIYGILNTETGHGTFCQAGHPNPFITSPENPSPRPLGTNGFAIGMFEHATYDDVCFHLGARESLVITSDGIFAHQTDSGQPLTTNHLSMLLDRIAYLPIEAQQQQLTATLNNFLEGQELEDDVSVMVIRRSGSSTTRPAVSESECAEAQL; this is translated from the coding sequence ATGTCGGCAAACGCTAATCCAGCTCAGGCTTCCCAGCACAGCTGCCGGGCGCTGATCGTTGAAGACAGCGCACCAGAGAGGATGCGGCTGAGTGCAGTGCTGGCGAAGCTGGGTTATCAAGTGTCTGAAGCTTCGGACGGATTGGAGGCACTGGCCCACCTGGAAGACAGTGGTCAGCCTGTGAACATCGTCATCAGCGACTGGCGAATGCCCGCTGTGGACGGCATCGAGCTTTGCCGACGCATCAAGACGTCCTCAGAACTTGCGCCCTATTTCATTTTGCTGACGGGCCAACGCACCGTAAACGATCTGGTCGCCGCCATGGATGCCGGCGCGGATGATTTCATCGCCAAGCCCTTCGCTGTAGAGGAACTCAGGGTCCGCCTGGCCGCCGGCCGCCGGGTGACAGATCTCCGGGAATCGTTGTGCCAGAACAATCGGGAACTCAAAAAGGCATTGGCCGAAAAACAGAATGCACTGACGCAAATCCGCGACGATCTGGCGGCTGCCGAAACACTGCAAAGGGCTCTCTTGCCAGACCCATCCTCCTTGCCGGGCAGCATAAGCGTTCTTCACTATTTTCGCGGCGCAAGTGGCGTTGCCGGCGACGCCTACAACATCGTTCCTGTGTCAGAAAACACCATTGCGTTCTATCTTATCGACGTGTCTGGCCATGGCATTAAATCGGCCATGCTGTCCTTTTACGCCACACAGCTTTTAACCAACGCCTCCAAGCAACCGGGCAGCATAGTCTCGCGCGTTCCGAGCCGTGTGGCAGCCGCACTCAATGAGCGCTTGCTGGCTGAGGTCGGCGGAACCGACTACCTGACCATGATCTATGGGATCCTCAACACGGAGACAGGTCACGGAACCTTCTGCCAGGCCGGGCACCCCAATCCGTTCATCACATCTCCGGAGAATCCCTCACCCCGCCCGTTGGGCACCAATGGATTCGCCATCGGAATGTTCGAACACGCAACCTATGATGACGTTTGCTTCCACCTGGGGGCCAGGGAAAGCCTGGTGATCACCTCAGACGGAATCTTCGCGCACCAGACAGATTCTGGACAGCCACTCACCACGAACCATCTTTCAATGCTGCTAGACCGCATTGCTTACCTGCCTATCGAAGCACAACAGCAACAGCTTACGGCAACGTTAAATAACTTCCTCGAGGGTCAGGAGTTGGAGGACGACGTCTCAGTGATGGTGATACGCAGATCTGGTTCCTCCACCACCCGCCCGGCTGTATCCGAGAGCGAATGCGCCGAGGCCCAGCTATGA
- a CDS encoding STAS domain-containing protein encodes MANSSEVRKQLENRIKSGAHHLILNLEDVLFMDSSGLAVMVSAYKKTQPISGSIVLAGPAPSVRALLELTRLHEMFEIYADLDAALRDLAA; translated from the coding sequence ATGGCAAACAGCAGCGAAGTCCGAAAGCAGCTGGAGAACAGAATCAAGTCAGGGGCCCATCATTTAATCCTGAACCTTGAAGACGTCCTGTTCATGGACTCCAGCGGACTGGCAGTGATGGTTTCGGCGTATAAAAAGACCCAGCCCATCTCCGGCAGCATCGTGCTTGCAGGGCCTGCCCCCAGCGTCCGTGCGTTACTGGAGCTGACACGGCTCCACGAAATGTTTGAGATCTATGCCGATCTAGATGCCGCCCTGCGGGATCTGGCTGCCTGA
- a CDS encoding oligosaccharide flippase family protein, which yields MSISSAPLRLWRSFTANRFLRNIGWLTLSMLASRVLRLAVTVVVARTFTQLDYGQIALIFTTHEIISLFIQRCTQVKLIQAPPKELPSLCRTTFGMNWLLGFTLALVQCAVGYVVATIYGAAELWLPISLLGLCHLILPMAMVPAALNVREGKMHLVAKIEVGQTTFETVSVLVLIASGAGIWALVIPKLLAPFIWVYFHRAHNTWRFDRSKPQASRIDILKYSLNLMVIDGLSVIRQNLDYLLVGYVLGIEALGLYYFAFNAGLGIATTFANAINSAFLPHLCNADHDQSPSERAQKYRSGVKLIIMTVGGVVVLQAATAPLYVPLVFGSSWEEAGSIPLIVILCLTAFPKTLFEANSQYLRALDLPQVDLKNHFWLTVALTVAVVVSVYHSLFLLALATLITYTLAALVLLVFCYRLAPVSPEPAALPQQQVS from the coding sequence ATGAGCATATCATCAGCGCCACTGAGACTGTGGCGCTCCTTCACCGCCAACCGTTTTTTGCGCAACATAGGCTGGCTGACCTTGAGCATGCTCGCAAGCCGCGTGCTTCGGCTCGCTGTCACGGTCGTTGTGGCGCGGACGTTCACACAGCTGGATTATGGCCAGATTGCTCTGATATTCACGACACACGAGATCATTTCGCTGTTCATTCAGCGCTGCACCCAGGTCAAGCTGATACAAGCGCCACCTAAGGAACTGCCCTCTCTTTGCCGAACCACCTTCGGCATGAACTGGCTTCTGGGATTTACCCTCGCGTTAGTGCAATGCGCGGTAGGGTATGTCGTCGCCACGATCTATGGCGCGGCCGAGCTATGGCTACCTATCAGTCTTCTGGGCCTGTGTCATTTGATATTACCCATGGCGATGGTGCCAGCCGCACTGAATGTCCGGGAGGGCAAAATGCACCTGGTGGCGAAAATCGAAGTCGGCCAGACGACCTTCGAGACCGTCAGCGTGCTGGTGCTGATTGCCAGTGGTGCCGGAATCTGGGCGCTTGTCATCCCAAAACTCCTTGCACCATTTATCTGGGTTTATTTCCACCGCGCTCACAACACGTGGAGATTTGACCGCAGCAAACCCCAAGCATCCAGGATAGACATCCTGAAATACAGTCTGAACCTGATGGTGATTGATGGTCTTAGCGTTATCCGGCAAAACCTCGACTATCTGCTGGTCGGATACGTTCTCGGCATTGAAGCGCTTGGCCTCTATTACTTCGCATTTAATGCCGGCCTGGGGATCGCCACCACTTTTGCCAACGCGATCAATAGCGCTTTCCTGCCGCATCTGTGCAACGCAGATCACGATCAATCGCCCTCTGAACGTGCGCAGAAGTACCGAAGCGGTGTCAAGTTGATCATCATGACCGTCGGGGGGGTGGTAGTGTTACAGGCAGCAACAGCCCCCCTGTATGTTCCCCTGGTGTTTGGCAGTTCCTGGGAGGAGGCCGGCAGTATCCCTCTGATTGTGATCCTCTGTTTGACGGCGTTTCCGAAAACGCTTTTCGAGGCCAACAGCCAGTATCTCAGAGCCCTGGATTTACCTCAGGTCGATCTGAAGAATCATTTCTGGCTTACCGTGGCATTGACCGTTGCGGTCGTCGTGAGCGTCTACCACAGCCTGTTCCTGTTGGCGCTGGCCACCCTGATCACCTACACCTTGGCCGCCCTCGTTCTGTTGGTTTTCTGCTATCGCCTTGCTCCTGTGTCCCCGGAGCCAGCGGCTTTGCCTCAGCAACAGGTGTCTTAG
- a CDS encoding sigma-54-dependent transcriptional regulator, which translates to MPNDSRPRVLLVEDSPSNALVYRSYLEQDYEVEVVHTGHDALQSLSATSFNALVTDVRLPDMSGLDILDRMQKEQPALPVVVITGHGSVDMVVDAMQRGASDFISKPFDKARLCVTLANILKEQKLKAVVEEYEKTFVREQFHKMIGASLPMQNVYRIIESASKSRASVFITGESGTGKELCSEALHAESNRSDKPFVAINCAAIPRELIESEIFGHVKGAFTGASAAREGAALRASGGTLFLDEIGEMPLDLQSKLLRLIQSGTFQPVGSSKELKVDVRFICATNRDPLLEVQEGRFREDLYYRLHVIPIHMPALRERGNDIMLIAHSLLLQYAKDEHKAFESFSPDVEQFFMQHSWPGNVRELSNVIRNVVVLHDGKIVEMSMLPDLRAASAGLPRQPGSEIPGVSKELPPSQQQPSGPKTGDNTRSELKAIIPLWLEEKRIIESAIEKCGGNVPKAAAFLEISPSTIYRKKQQWEKMDSLRASV; encoded by the coding sequence ATGCCGAATGACTCACGGCCCCGGGTTTTGCTCGTTGAGGACAGCCCCTCAAATGCCCTCGTATACCGCAGTTATCTGGAACAGGACTACGAGGTCGAGGTAGTCCACACGGGGCATGACGCTCTCCAGAGTCTTTCCGCGACCAGCTTCAATGCTTTGGTCACTGATGTCCGCTTGCCCGACATGAGTGGGCTGGACATTCTCGATCGCATGCAGAAAGAGCAACCAGCACTTCCGGTTGTTGTGATCACCGGCCATGGCTCGGTGGATATGGTTGTCGACGCCATGCAGCGCGGGGCAAGTGATTTCATCTCCAAGCCTTTCGACAAGGCGCGCCTGTGCGTCACTCTGGCGAACATTCTCAAAGAACAGAAACTGAAAGCCGTTGTCGAAGAGTACGAGAAAACGTTCGTCAGAGAACAGTTCCACAAGATGATCGGCGCCTCCCTGCCGATGCAGAATGTTTATCGAATCATTGAGAGTGCCAGCAAGAGTCGGGCTTCGGTTTTCATTACCGGCGAGAGCGGCACCGGGAAAGAGTTGTGCTCGGAAGCTTTGCACGCAGAAAGCAACCGTTCAGATAAGCCGTTTGTTGCCATTAATTGTGCCGCGATTCCCCGCGAACTCATTGAAAGCGAGATTTTCGGGCATGTGAAAGGCGCATTCACCGGCGCGTCGGCTGCGCGCGAGGGGGCAGCATTGAGAGCTTCTGGCGGGACGCTGTTCCTCGACGAAATCGGCGAAATGCCGCTTGATCTGCAGAGCAAACTGCTGCGTTTGATTCAGTCCGGCACGTTTCAGCCCGTGGGTAGCAGCAAAGAACTCAAAGTCGATGTGCGCTTTATCTGCGCGACCAATCGGGACCCGCTCCTGGAGGTACAGGAAGGCAGATTTCGTGAAGACCTCTACTACAGGCTTCATGTCATACCCATTCATATGCCGGCACTGCGAGAGCGGGGCAATGACATCATGCTCATAGCTCATTCACTGCTGCTGCAATACGCGAAAGATGAGCACAAGGCGTTTGAATCATTCAGCCCGGACGTTGAGCAATTTTTCATGCAACACTCCTGGCCGGGTAATGTGCGTGAGTTAAGTAACGTGATCCGGAATGTTGTGGTGCTCCATGATGGGAAGATCGTTGAAATGTCCATGCTGCCTGACCTTCGCGCAGCCAGCGCTGGGCTTCCCCGCCAGCCGGGTAGCGAGATCCCGGGGGTATCAAAAGAACTGCCGCCCAGCCAGCAACAGCCGAGCGGCCCTAAGACTGGTGATAACACCCGGTCTGAGCTGAAGGCCATAATTCCGCTGTGGCTTGAGGAAAAACGTATTATCGAATCCGCCATCGAGAAATGTGGCGGCAATGTGCCGAAGGCGGCGGCTTTTCTGGAAATCAGTCCATCGACGATTTATCGCAAAAAGCAACAGTGGGAAAAAATGGACTCATTGCGAGCGTCAGTTTGA
- a CDS encoding PAS domain S-box protein: MSFRWKTILGIAFIEVVFLSLLIWQALSFLETSAEKAVLKRANDTVQLASSVLLDALISYDLASLKEQVEQIGSLEGVHYAQLQGYERILVSVGAQPETLSAQDYDVGSVDDGIFDVRSDLAVGDQVLGTLYLGFSIEELKSLAAQANVRLYTIAGLELVLVALCSLVLANFLTKRILDLRDASQKLQAGALGESIPVTGNDELAETMEAFNSMSRILKERERALEQSNAALQIANSRLQERETEIKSLFRAAPDGFAMLDSRWRVVLANKAMETMTELSEADLSDRQLVEVLSSLDVENAERFQADRMTLGSRIDFSLRCQSGRRVYAQASVVPFAAGDKDMFVLTLRDRTQEQELERSVRISERLKANLFDCSLDALITINKEGHVTDFSQSAEVLFGWKREELIGQPMAQYLIPEDLRSAHNKGMAHFLATGEGPLIGKRVETMALRRTGETFPVELALTAIEVDDEIFVNAALRDISERKVWERQLLNSKAEAEQASQAKSRFLSYMSHEIRSPLNAVLGSLSLLEERVQLNDHGSRYLALAQRSGDALLAVVNEILDFSKIEAGYISFNRRDFDVRQLLNDVQEGIRAQHSNPDVDLGCTIDESLPELIKADPNHLRQILTILLDNACKFTHEGRVWVEVTCAAQVDGETDEWACIEVSDTGAGIPEDLVDTIFSEFEQVDAMRDSGYGGSGLGLAIARKLLDGMGGSIAVKSKVGVGTTFTVKFPFGKADETAEPDQAHYNQVPVDDPQCDVEDEASHPAPGKRVLLVDDVEANLLIGSEMLQGRGYSVDTAKDGIEACERAAERQYAVILMDMRMPRLNGLEASARIQQSGGLNASTPIIALTANAETSEIDRCLKGGMCDFISKPFKIDRLVNAIEQCATETRGTTMEPSKPQASQPEIMSMEVLDQLAADTSPETIPMMISVFINEVKKRLQHIENASVKNDEDEIREQAHALKSCAGTFGGLHLQSIAKQVEDAAIGHAAGSDQALLELLQTVAEQTLMKYSQYYEQLQQTPEQSL, from the coding sequence ATGTCGTTTCGCTGGAAAACGATTCTGGGCATCGCATTCATTGAAGTGGTGTTCCTGTCTTTGCTGATCTGGCAAGCACTCAGCTTTCTGGAAACCTCGGCGGAAAAAGCGGTACTCAAGCGCGCCAACGATACCGTTCAGCTCGCCAGTTCGGTTCTGTTGGACGCTCTGATCTCCTACGACCTGGCCTCCCTGAAAGAACAGGTTGAACAAATTGGCTCGCTGGAGGGGGTCCATTACGCGCAGCTTCAGGGTTATGAGCGCATTCTGGTTTCGGTGGGCGCTCAGCCCGAGACCTTGTCTGCTCAGGATTACGACGTGGGCAGTGTTGACGATGGAATCTTCGATGTCCGCAGTGATCTGGCAGTCGGGGACCAGGTTCTCGGTACCTTGTATCTGGGCTTTTCGATCGAGGAACTGAAAAGTCTGGCTGCTCAGGCGAATGTCCGACTGTATACCATTGCGGGACTGGAGCTCGTGCTGGTGGCCCTCTGTTCTCTGGTGTTGGCCAATTTTCTGACCAAACGCATTCTCGATTTGAGGGATGCCAGTCAAAAACTCCAGGCGGGCGCGCTGGGTGAGTCTATACCAGTCACTGGCAATGATGAGTTGGCCGAGACGATGGAAGCGTTCAACTCCATGTCCCGAATCTTGAAGGAACGTGAACGAGCGTTGGAGCAAAGTAACGCTGCACTCCAGATTGCGAACAGCCGGCTACAGGAGCGTGAAACTGAGATCAAATCGCTGTTCAGAGCTGCTCCCGATGGCTTCGCCATGCTGGATAGCCGCTGGCGTGTTGTTTTGGCGAATAAGGCGATGGAAACCATGACGGAGCTGTCTGAAGCGGATCTCAGTGACCGGCAGTTGGTTGAGGTGCTCAGCAGTCTGGACGTGGAGAATGCGGAGCGGTTCCAGGCGGATCGCATGACCCTGGGCAGCAGAATCGACTTCAGCCTGAGGTGCCAGTCAGGTCGCAGGGTCTATGCCCAGGCGTCGGTCGTGCCGTTTGCGGCCGGTGACAAGGATATGTTTGTCCTGACCCTGCGGGACCGCACGCAGGAGCAGGAGTTGGAGCGTTCGGTGAGAATCAGCGAGCGCCTGAAGGCCAATTTGTTCGACTGCAGTCTGGACGCTTTAATCACGATTAATAAAGAGGGGCATGTCACGGATTTCAGTCAGTCTGCTGAGGTGCTCTTTGGCTGGAAGCGCGAGGAACTGATCGGCCAGCCCATGGCGCAGTATTTGATTCCCGAAGACCTCCGCTCTGCCCACAACAAGGGCATGGCACATTTTCTTGCCACGGGCGAGGGACCGCTGATTGGCAAACGGGTTGAAACGATGGCTCTGAGGCGCACCGGCGAAACCTTCCCTGTGGAATTGGCGCTGACCGCCATAGAGGTGGATGATGAAATATTTGTGAATGCTGCCTTGCGCGACATCAGCGAACGCAAAGTCTGGGAGCGGCAACTGTTGAATTCCAAGGCAGAAGCCGAGCAGGCGTCTCAAGCGAAATCCCGATTCCTGTCCTATATGAGTCATGAAATACGTTCACCACTCAACGCCGTTCTGGGCTCTCTGTCGCTTTTGGAAGAGCGGGTGCAGCTGAATGACCACGGCAGCCGCTATCTCGCTCTGGCGCAACGCTCCGGAGATGCCCTTCTTGCCGTGGTCAATGAAATCCTGGACTTCTCAAAAATCGAGGCAGGGTACATTTCGTTTAATCGACGGGATTTTGATGTTCGGCAGTTGTTAAATGACGTACAGGAAGGGATCCGTGCCCAGCACAGCAATCCTGACGTCGATCTGGGCTGCACAATCGATGAGTCTCTTCCCGAGTTGATAAAAGCGGACCCGAATCATCTCCGCCAGATCCTCACCATTCTTCTGGATAATGCGTGCAAATTTACCCACGAGGGTCGGGTTTGGGTTGAAGTCACCTGTGCGGCTCAGGTGGACGGGGAAACTGACGAGTGGGCTTGCATCGAGGTCAGTGATACCGGGGCCGGAATACCTGAGGACCTGGTTGATACGATTTTTTCCGAGTTCGAGCAGGTCGATGCGATGCGGGATTCCGGTTATGGTGGATCTGGCCTGGGCCTCGCCATTGCTCGAAAGTTACTGGATGGCATGGGTGGATCGATCGCCGTAAAAAGTAAAGTCGGGGTGGGCACCACATTCACCGTGAAGTTTCCGTTTGGCAAGGCGGATGAGACGGCGGAGCCCGATCAAGCCCACTACAATCAAGTCCCGGTCGATGATCCGCAATGTGATGTTGAAGACGAAGCGTCTCATCCTGCTCCGGGCAAACGGGTGTTGCTGGTCGATGATGTTGAAGCAAATCTTCTGATTGGTTCGGAAATGCTGCAGGGTAGAGGATACTCTGTCGATACAGCCAAAGATGGAATCGAGGCCTGTGAGCGGGCAGCGGAGCGACAATATGCAGTGATTCTGATGGACATGCGCATGCCTCGACTTAATGGCCTGGAGGCGAGTGCCCGAATACAACAATCGGGGGGCTTGAATGCGAGTACGCCGATTATCGCCCTGACGGCGAATGCCGAAACATCTGAAATTGACCGCTGCCTCAAAGGAGGGATGTGTGACTTTATCAGCAAACCCTTCAAAATCGATCGATTGGTCAATGCGATCGAGCAATGTGCAACAGAAACCAGGGGTACGACAATGGAACCGAGTAAACCGCAGGCCAGCCAGCCTGAGATCATGTCCATGGAGGTACTTGATCAACTGGCTGCCGACACGTCACCCGAAACAATACCGATGATGATTTCGGTATTTATAAATGAAGTGAAAAAAAGGCTTCAACACATTGAAAATGCGTCAGTAAAAAATGACGAAGATGAGATTAGAGAGCAGGCCCATGCGCTGAAGAGCTGTGCCGGGACGTTCGGCGGCCTGCATCTGCAATCCATTGCGAAACAAGTTGAGGATGCGGCCATCGGGCATGCCGCCGGTTCTGATCAGGCCTTGCTGGAGTTGTTGCAGACAGTGGCGGAGCAAACCCTGATGAAATACTCTCAGTACTATGAGCAGCTTCAGCAGACTCCTGAACAGTCCCTGTAA
- a CDS encoding ATP-binding protein, translated as MRTLIMTYPVTTAAIELVMEAIEGALDSAIHDAHEVFQIMTCCREALNNIVEHSGGSWFTTRFRLANFGERNAVVIAFRYRGTEFQPPSQTETPLNAGSGRGWPIMQAWMDRAHATCHRDTVRVTLSKRLTTNQT; from the coding sequence ATGAGAACGCTCATCATGACCTATCCGGTCACCACGGCAGCGATTGAGTTAGTCATGGAGGCGATTGAGGGAGCGCTGGACTCAGCAATCCACGACGCCCATGAGGTTTTCCAGATCATGACGTGCTGCCGCGAGGCGTTGAACAACATCGTCGAACACTCGGGCGGGTCTTGGTTTACCACACGATTTCGGTTAGCGAACTTCGGCGAGCGTAACGCCGTAGTCATCGCCTTCCGCTACCGGGGAACGGAATTCCAGCCGCCCTCACAAACAGAAACACCTTTGAACGCGGGATCTGGTCGAGGCTGGCCCATTATGCAGGCCTGGATGGATCGCGCCCACGCCACATGTCACCGCGACACTGTCCGAGTGACTTTAAGCAAGCGTTTGACGACCAATCAGACGTAA